The nucleotide sequence CTCCTGGACCCGCCCCTGCACGAGTTCCTCCCCTCCTCCAAGGAGCTCGCGGTCGAGCTGGAACGGATCCGGATCGCCTCGCAGATCACCGACATCGCCGACGTTCGGGCCATCACCGAGGAGCGGGAGCAGCTCCTCCAGCAGATCGAATCGATGGAGGAGTCCAACCCCATGCTCGGGCTGCGCGGGTGCCGGCTCGGGCTCGTGATACCAGGCATCTACCGGATGCAGGTCAGGGCGATCATGGAGGCCGCCTGCAGGCTGGCCAAGCGGGGCGGGAAACCGGGCGTGGAGATCATGATCCCGCTCGTGGGGATCGCCGCAGAGCTGGAGATCCTCAGACGCGAGTGCGACGAGGTGGCCAAGGAGGTAATCCGCGAGACCGGACAGAGGGTGAGGTACCTGATCGGGACGATGATCGAGGTGCCCCGGTCCGCGCTGACCGCCGGCGAGGTCGCCGAGCACGCGGACTTCTTCTCGTTCGGCACGAACGACCTCACGCAGATGACGTACGCCTTCAGCCGCGACGACGCGGAGGGCAAGTTCCTCGCTCCCTACCTCGAGCGCCGCGTGCTGAGCGTGAACCCCTTCGAGACCATCGACCGCGAGGGCGTCGGGCGCCTGGTGAGGCTGGCCACCGATGAGGGTCGCGAGCTCAACCCGAGGCTGAAGGTCGGGGTCTGCGGCGAGCACGGGGGAGACCCCGAATCGGTCACCTTCTTCCACGAGGTGGGGCTCGATTACGTGTCCTGCTCACCCTTCCGGGTGCCCGTGGCCCGGCTCGCCGCCGCGCACGCGGCCATCGGGACGGCCGAGGCGGCGAGCAAGTGACCCGGGTCACCACGCCGGACGGGATCGGTCTCGAGGTCCACGCGTCCGGACGCGGCGACGGACGCGCGGCGCTGCTCCTTCACGGCCTCACCGGCAACTCGGGGGTATGGTCGGCGGCCGGTCCCGCCCTGGCTCCCAGGTTCCGCGTCCTCGCGCTAGATCAGCGCGGCCACGGCGCATCGGAGGCGTCCACCGACCCCGAGGACCACACGCTGGACGTCCTGGCCCGCGACGTCTTCACCGTCCTCGACCACTTCGACGCCGAGCAGGCCACGCTCGTCGGGCACGGCATGGGAGCGACCGTTGCGATGCTCGCCGCGCTGGACCGCCCCGATCGCGTCGAGGCGCTCGTGCTGGTCGGGGCGTCCGCCGAGCCCCTCGACCCGGCCTCGGGCTGGATGGTGACGAGGGACAGAGCCGTGGAGGCGGTGGAACGCGCCGGGATGGAGGCCGGATGGGACGCCTACCTCGAGAGCGGGATCTTCGGCTGGGACGTCGAGGAGATGCCGTCGGAGATCGTGGAGGACTGGCGAGCCCAGTTCGTCCGGACCGCCCCGGCGGCCTTCGTCGGGCTCGCGCGCCACCTGGCCTCGCTCCCGGACCTGACCCCTCGGCTGGCCGGCCTCCAGGTCCCCACCCTCGTCGTCTGCGGGGACGACGATCAGGCCTATGCGCCGTACCAGGAAGCGCTCGTAGCCGCGATCGCGGGAGCCGAGCTCGTCTGGATCGAGGGCGGTGGGCACACCCCGCAGCTCGCCCGCGGTGAGGAGTTCGGCGCCGAGGTGTTCGCGTTCCTGCGCCGGGCCCTTCCGACCGCGCCGAGCCGCTGAGGGTGTCCCCCGCCGGCGGTAGACTCCGGCCGCGGGAAGGGGACATCGTGACCGTTCGCAGCCGGACCGAATCGATCGAGGACGCCGTGCTCGCGCCGTGGGCGACGCGCTCGGCCGATACCCGCGGACGGAACCGTCCCCTGCCGCCGGACGACCTGCGCACCGAGTTCCAACGAGACCGCGACCGGGTCCTGCACACGAAATCCTTCCGGCGCCTGAAGCACAAGACGCAGGTCTTCCTGGCTCCCGAGGGCGACCACGTCCGGACCCGCCTCACCCACACGCTGGAGGTC is from Actinomycetota bacterium and encodes:
- a CDS encoding alpha/beta fold hydrolase; protein product: MTRVTTPDGIGLEVHASGRGDGRAALLLHGLTGNSGVWSAAGPALAPRFRVLALDQRGHGASEASTDPEDHTLDVLARDVFTVLDHFDAEQATLVGHGMGATVAMLAALDRPDRVEALVLVGASAEPLDPASGWMVTRDRAVEAVERAGMEAGWDAYLESGIFGWDVEEMPSEIVEDWRAQFVRTAPAAFVGLARHLASLPDLTPRLAGLQVPTLVVCGDDDQAYAPYQEALVAAIAGAELVWIEGGGHTPQLARGEEFGAEVFAFLRRALPTAPSR